The following nucleotide sequence is from Candidatus Deferrimicrobium sp..
GAAGTGGCGATAGAGCACCAGAAGATTCGGATCCGGCTGAAAGCCTTCGATTCCAGGCTTCTGGACAAGGCGACCGGCGAAATCGTCGAGAAGGCCCGCCAGACGGGTGCGAAGGTCGCGGGGCCGATCCCCCTGCCGACCCACATCGAACGGTTCACCGTCAACCGGTCGCCCCACGGGGACAAGAAGAGCCGCGAACA
It contains:
- the rpsJ gene encoding 30S ribosomal protein S10, which produces MEHQKIRIRLKAFDSRLLDKATGEIVEKARQTGAKVAGPIPLPTHIERFTVNRSPHGDKKSREQFEIRTHKRLLDIHEPPGATIDALMKLDLPAGVEVEIKM